Proteins from one Panicum virgatum strain AP13 chromosome 7K, P.virgatum_v5, whole genome shotgun sequence genomic window:
- the LOC120639726 gene encoding uncharacterized protein LOC120639726, translating to MEVRRRRVSLLLLAIFGWWCACLVGCRAQLPVPARTDGFVYGGKPPAWGETVVVEAFFDPVCPDSRDAWPALKEAVEHYGSRVSVVVHLFPLPYHSNAFVACRSIHTVNRLNPSFVYPLLEKFFKYQEGYYNQPTYTKSRAAVVDEITKNLVVPIIGETNLSAYKAGFNNSQSDQAARISFKNGCARGVAATPYFFVNGIPISDSGSPLEYKYWISILDPLVGKM from the exons ATGGAGGTCAGGCGCCGGCGTGTCTCTCTTCTGCTCCTGGCGATCTTCGGGTGGTGGTGTGCATGCTTGGTGGGCTGCCGCGCGCAGCTCCCGGTTCCGGCGAGGACGGACGGGTTCGTGTACGGCGGGAAGCCGCCGGCGTGGGGAGAGACGGTGGTGGTAGAGGCGTTCTTCGACCCGGTCTGCCCCGACAGCCGCGACGCGTGGCCGGCGCTCAAAGAGGCCGTCGAGCACTACGGCTCCCGCGTGTCCGTCGTCGTGCACCTCTTCCCGCTCCC TTACCACAGCAATGCTTTCGTTGCTTGCCGGTCAATTCATACAGTGAACAGGCTAAATCCGTCGTTCGTGTACCCGCTGCTTGAGAAATTCTTCAAATACCAG GAAGGTTATTATAATCAGCCAACCTACACCAAATCAAGAGCTGCAGTAGTTGATGAAATAACCAAAAACCTTGTCGTGCCCATCATTGGCGAAACCAATTTGTCCGCATACAAAGCAGGCTTCAACAATTCACAGTCTGATCAAGCTGCAAGGATATCTTTCAAG AACGGTTGTGCACGAGGTGTGGCTGCGACACCCTACTTCTTTGTGAATGGCATACCAATCAGCGATTCTGGTTCACCTCTCGAGTACAAGTATTGGATATCCATCCTTGATCCATTGGTTGGCAAGATGTAA